ccctctatcctctctgagtccctctatcctctctgagcctctctatcctctctgagtccctctatcctctctgagtccctctatcctctctgagcctctctatcctctctgagcctctctatcctctctgagtccctctatcctctctgagtccctctatcctctctgagtccctctatcctctctgagcctctctatcctctctgagcctctctatcctctctgagtccctctatcctctctgagtccctctatcctctctgagtccctctatcctctgagtccctctatcctctctgagtccctctatcctctctgagtccctctatcctctctgagtccctctatcctctctgagtccctctatcctctctgagtccctctatcctctctgagtccctctatcctctctgagtccctctatcctctctgagtccctctatcctctctgagtccctctatcctctctgagtccctctatcctctctgagtccctctatcctctctgagtccctctatcctctctgagtccctctatcctctctgagtccctctatcctctctatcctctgagtccctctatcctctctgagccTTTCTATCCTCTATCTtctctgagtccctctatcctctctgagtccctctatcctctctgagcctctctatcctctctgagcctctctatcctctctgagtccctctatcctctctatcctctctgagcctctctatcccctctatcctctctgagtccctctatcctctctgagtccctctatcctctctgagtccctctGAGTCCCTCGAGCGTCTCTCTGTACCTGGCATCCACAAAAATACCCCATTGTGTTCTTCCCCCACAGTTACAGCACTTAACCTTCCCGGTGCATTATGGGACAAATTCCCACGCTTCCTCATTCCCTGTAACCACGTGTTCCTCCACACTTGGCACGtcttttcctttcctttccactGAGCAGCTACATGTCCCATCCTTTGGCATTTAAAACGCTGCAGTGCATTATGGGAACAATTCTCTTGAACATTAAAAGCTGAGGAATCCTTTCTGTTGAGGCCAAAAAAAACAACTCAGCTTTCACTTCCTTGTGACCTTCCTTGTGACCTTCCTTGTGACCTTCCTTGTGACCTTCCTTGTGACCTTCGTTGTGAATTTCCTTGTGACCTTCCTTGTGACCTTCCTTGTGACCTTCCTTGTGACCTTCCTTGTGAATTTCCTTGTGACCTTCCTTGTGACCTTCCTTGTGACCTTCGTTCGTACCGATCAATCTGTTGGTGTCCGTCACTCGGCCTCCCTTCACATTGGTCTTTAATATCACACATCACGGCTGTGATTGGGTGTCCCCCAGGGTggcgcgcaattggcccagcgtcgtctgggtttggcacggggagggggggggggggtcattgtaaataagaatttgttcttaactgacttgcctagtttaaataaaataaaaaccctccagctagtataagaaccagagacatgactgttaacgtgttgactctacctagtataagaaccagagacatgactgttaacatgttgactctacctagtataagaaccagagacatgactgttaacgtgttgactctctcctctacctagtataagaaccagagacatgactgttaacgtgttgactctctcctctacctagtataagaaccagagacatgactgttgactctctcctctacttagtataagaaccagagacatgactgttaacatgttgactctctcctctacctagtataagaaccagagacatgactgttaacatgttgactctctcctctacctagtataagaaccagagacatgactgttaacatgttgactctctcctctacctagtataagaaccagagacatgactgttaacatgttgactctctcctctacctagtataagaaccagagacatgactgttaacgtgttgactctctcctctacctagtataagaaccagagacatgactgttaacatgttgactctacctagtataagaaccagagacatgactgttaacgtgttgactctacctagtataagaaccagagacatgactgttaacatgttgactctacctagtataagaaccagagacatgactgttaacatgttgactctacctagtataagaaccagagacatgactgttaacgtgttgactctctcctctacctagtataagaaccagagacatgactgttaacgtgttgactctctcctctacctagtataagaaccagagacatgactgttaatgtgttgactctacctagtataagaaccagagacatggctgttaacatgttgactctacctagtataagaaccagagacatgactgttaacatgttgactctacctagtataagaaccagagacatgactgttaacgtgttgactctacctagtataagaaccagagacatgactgttaacgtgttgactctctcctctacctagtataagaaccagagacatggctgttaatgtgttgactctacctagtataagaaccagagacatgactgttaacgtgttgactctacctagtataagaaccagagacatggctgttaacgtgttgactctacctagtataagaaccagagacatggctgttaatgtgttgactctctcctctacctagtataagaaccagagacatggctgttaatgtgttgactctacctagtataagaaccagagacatgactgttaacgtgttgactctacctagtataagaaccagagacatgactgttaacgtgttgactctacctagtataagaaccagagacatgactgttaacgtgttgactctctcctctacctagtataagaaccagagacatggctgttaatgtgttgactctacctagtataagaaccagagacatgactgttaacgtgttgactctacctagtataagaaccagagacatggctgttaacgtgttgactctacctagtataagaaccagagacatggctgttaatgtgttgactctacctagtataagaaccagagacatgactgttaacgtgttgactctctcctctacctagtataagaaccagagacatgactgttaatgtgttgactctacctagtataagaaccagagacatgactgttaacgtgttgactctctcctctacctagtataagaaccagagacatgactgttaacgtgttgactctctcctctacctagtataagaaccatagacatgactgttaatgtgttgactctctcctctacctagtataagaaccagagacatgactgttaacgtgttgactctacctagtataagaaccagagacatgactgttaacgtgttgactctacctagtataagaaccagagacatgactgttaacatgttgactctacctagtataagaaccagagacatgactgttaacatgttgactctctcctctacctagtataagaaccagagacatgactgttaacgtgttgactctctcctctacttagtataagaaccagagacatgactgttaacatgttgactctctcctctacctagtataagaaccagagacatgactgttaacgtgttgactctctcctctacctagtataagaaccagagacatgactgttgactctctcctctacctagtataagaaccagagacatgactgttgactctctcctctacctagtataagaaccaggaTGGATGCTCGTATTAGTGTCTGTGGTACAGACCCGTTATAACAGACCCACTATAACAGACCCACTATAACAGACCCACTATAACAGACCCACTATAACAGACCCGCTATAACAGACCCGCTATAACAGACCCGCTATAACAGACCCGCTATAACAGACCCGCTATAACAGACCCGCTATAACAGACCTGCTATAACAGACCCACTATAACAGACCCACTATAACAGACCCACTATAACAGACCCACTATAACAGAACCAGTAGACCCACTATAACAGACCCGCTATAACAGACCCGCTATAACAGACCCGCTATAACAGACCCGCTATAACAGACCCACTATAACAGACCCACTATAACAGACCCACTATAACAGACCCACTATAACAGACCCGCTTTAACAGACCCAGTAGACCCACTATAACAGACCCGCTTTAACAGAACCAGTAGACCCACTATAACGGAACCTGTAGACCCGCTATAACAGAACCAGTAGACCCTCTATAACAGAACCAGTAGACCCTCTATAACAGAACCAGTAGACCCTCTATAACAGAACCAGTAGACCCTCTATAACGGAACCAGTAGACCCTCTATAACAGAACCAGTAGATCCTCTATAACAGAACCAGTAGACCCTCTATAACAGAACCAGTAGACCCTCTATAACAGAACCTGTAGACCCGCTATAACAGAACCAGTAGACCCTCTATAACAGAACCAGTAGACCCTCTATAACAGAACCAGTAGACCCTCTATAACAGAACCAGTAGACCCACTATAACAGACCCTCTATAACAAAACCAGTAGATCCACTATAACAGACCCACTATAACAGACCCGCTATAACAGAACCAGTAGACCCTCTATAACAGACCCTCTAGAACAGAACCAGTAGACCCTCTATAACAGAACCAGTAGACCCTCTATAACAGAACCAGTAGACCCTCTATAACAGATCCAGTAGACCCTCTATAACAGAACCAGTAGACCCTCTATAACAGACCCTCTATAACAGAACCAGTAGACCCTCTATAACAGAACCAGTAGACCCTCTATAACAGAACCAGTAGACCCTCTATAACAGAACCAGTAGACCCTCTATAACAGAACCTGTGGATCCTCTATAACAGAACCAGTGGACCCTCTATAACAGACCCTCTATAACAGACCCTCTATAACAGAACCAGTAGACCCTCTATAACAGAACCTGTAGACCCTCTATAACAGAACCAGTAGACCCTCTATAACAGAACCAGTAGACCCTCTATAACAGAACCAGTAGACCCTCTATAACAGAACCAGTAGACCCTCTATAACAGAACCAGTAGACCCTCTATAACAGACTCGCTATAACAGAACCAGTAGACCCTCTATAACAGAACCTATTGAAGTACAATACTAGTTATGGTTttgacatggtgtgtgtgtgtgtgtgtgtgtgtgtgtgtgtgtgtgtgtgtgtgtgtgtgtgtgtgtgtgtgtgtgtgtgtgtgtttcccaggAGGGCTTCGACAAGGCCCTGGAGGAGGCAGGAGGTAAGCTGGTGGTGGTGGACTTCACAGCCACGTGGTGCGGCCCCTGTCAGAGCATCGCTCCTTTCTTCAAGGTGACCTTCTAACCCACCTTGTATTTCAATAGCAGACACTTACTGCACTTTCTACAGGGTGTTGGGATGTGGAGTTAAAATTATCTGACCTCatttccctcttcttctctaaatcctcctttctcttcatcctctctcctctcggtcctcatcctctctgtctgtctgtctgtctgtctgtctgtctgtctgtctgtctgtctgtctgtctgtctgtctgtctgtctgtctgtctgtctgtctgtctgtctgtctgtctgtctgtctgtctctctgtctgtctctctctctgtctctctctctgtctctctctctctttctctctctgtctctctctctgtctgtctctctctccatctctctctctctgtctgtctgtctctgtctgtctctctctgtctctctctctctctctctctctctctctctctctctctctgtctctgtctgtttctctctctgtctgtctctctctcggtctctctctctctgtctctctctgtctctctctctctctctctctgtctgtctctctctccgtctctctctctgtctgtctctcactctgtctctctgtctctctctctctctttctatctctgtctctctctgtctctttctctctctgtctctctctgtctctctctgtctccagggtcTGTCTGAGAATTATCAGAGTGTGGTCTTCCTGAAGGTTGACGTGGACGACGCACCGGTGagcaacagatctgggatcagccaTCTGCCCTTAATCACAGCCTTTATCCATACAGCAACATTattaacagatctgggatcagccaTCTGCCCATGATCACAGCCTTTATCCATACAGCAACATTattaacagatctgggatcagccaTCTGCCCATGATCACAGCCTTTATCCATACAGCAACATTattaacagatctgggatcagccaTCTGCCCATGATCACAGCCTTTATCCATACAGCAACATTATTAACAGAACTGGGATCAGCCATCTGCCCACAGCCTTTACAGCAACACTGGTCTGATGTAACCAACTtgtctctgtcctttctctctctctttttctctgttgcTCTTGGTCCTCtgtcccttccctttctctctcctccctcgctctccttctatctctctgtcccttccctttctctctctcctccctcgctctccttctatctctctgtccctctctctctctctcgttctgtttctctctcctccctctctgtccttgtctctgtctccccctcatccctctgtctctctccctctttctctctccctctgtctccctctgtctccctctgtctccctctgtctccccatcctccctctgtctccctctgtctccccatcctccctctgtcactctctcctccctctgtctccccctcctccctctctgtctccccctcctccctctctgtctccccctcctccctctctgtctccccctcctccatctgtctctctctcctccctctgtctctctctcctccctctgtctccctctcctccctctgtctccccctcctccctctgtctctctctcctccctctctgtctcccctcctccctcccctctctctctcctccctctctgtctccccctcctccctccctctctatctccccctccctccctctccgtctccccctcctcccttcctctccgtctcccctcctccctccctctccgtctccccctcctccctctccccctcctccctctccgtctccccctcctccctctccgtctccaacctctgtctccccctcctccctctccgtctccccctctgtctccccctcctccctctccgtctcccctcctccctctccgtctccccctcctccctctccgtctcccctcctccctctccgtctccccctcctccctctccgtctccccctcctccctctctgtctccccctcctccctttctgtctccccctcctccctctctgtctccccctcctccctctctgtctcccctcctccctctctgtctccccctcctccctctctgtctccccctcctccctctctgtctccccctcctccctctctgtctccccctcctccctctctgtctccccctcctccctttctgtctccccctcctccctctccgtctccccctcctccctctctgtctcccctcctccctctccgtctccccctctcctttctgtctccccctcctccctttctgtctccccctcctccctctccgtctccccctcctccctctctgtctccccctcctccctctctgtctccccctcctccctctctgtctcccctcctccctctctgtctccccctcctccctttctgtctccccctcctccctctccgtctccccctcctccctctccgtctccccctcctccctttctgtctccccctcctccctttctgtctccccctcctccctctctgtctccccctcctccctctccgtctccccctcctccctctctgtctccccctcctccctctctgtctccccctcctccctctctgtctccccctcctccctctctgtctccccctccctccctctctgtctccccctcctccctctctgtctccccctcctccctctctgtctccccctcctccctttctgtctccccctcctccctctccgtctccccctcctccctctctgtctccccctcctccctctccgtctcccctcctccctttctgtctccccctcctccctttctgtctccccctcctccctctccgtctccccctcctccctctccgtctccccctcctccctttctgtctccccctcctccctctctgtctccccctcctccctctccgtctccccctcctccctctctgtctccccctcctccctctctgtctccccctcctccctctctgtctcccctcctccctctctgtctccccctcctccctttctgtctccccctcctccctctccgtctccccctcctccctctccgtctcccctcctccctttctgtctccccctcctccctctccgtctccccctcctccctctctgtctccccctcctccctctctgtctcccctcctccctctccgtctccccctcctccctttctgtctccccctcctccctctccgtctccccctcctccctctccgtctccccctcctccctctctgtctccccctcctccctctctgtctcccctccctccctctccgtctccccctcctccctctctgtctccccctcctccctttctgtctccccctcctccctctccgtctccccctcctccctctctgtctccccctcctccctctccgtctccccctcctccctctctgtctccccctcctccctctctgtctccccctcctccctctctgtctccccctcctccctctctgtctccccctcctccctctctgtctccccctcctccctctctgtctccccctcctccctctctgtctccccctcctccctttctgtctcccccccctcctccctctccgtctccccctcctccctctctgtctccccctccctccctctccgtctccccctcctccctttctgtctccccctcctccctttctgtctccccctcctccctctccgtctccccctcctccctctctgtctccccctcctccctctctgtctccccctcctccctctctgtctccccctcctccctctctgtctccccctcctccctttctgtctcccctcctccctctccgtctcccctcctccctctccgtctccccctcctccctttctgtctccccctcctccctctctgtctccccctcctccctctccgtctccccctcctccctctctgtctccccctcctccctctctgtctccccctcctccctctctgtctccccctcctccctctctgtctccccctcctccctctctgtctccccctcctccctctctgtctccccctcctccctctctgtctccccctcctccctttctgtctccccctcctccctctccgtctcccctcctccctctctgtctcccctcctccctctccgtctccccctcctccctttctgtctccccctcctccctttctgtctccccctcctccctctccgtctccccctcctccctctccgtctccccctcctccctttctgtctccccctcctccctctctgtctccccctcctccctctccgtctccccctcctccctctctgtctccccctcctccctctctgtctccccctcctccctctctgtctccccctcctccctctctgtctccccctcctccctttctgtctccccctcctccctctccgtctccccctcctccctctccgtctccccctcctccctctctgtctccccctcctccctctctgtctccccctcctccctctccgtctccccctcctccctttctgtctcccctcctccctctccgtctccccctcctccctctccgtctccccctcctccctctctgtctctccctcctccctctctgtctccccctcctccctctccgtctcccctcctccctctctgtctccccctcctccctttctgtctccccctcctccctctccgtctccccctcctccctctctgtctcccctcctccctctccgtctcccccctcctccctctccgtctccccctcctccctctctgtctccccctcctccctctctgtctccccctcctccctctctgtctccccctcctccctttctgtctccccctcctccctctccgtctccccctcctccctctccgtctccccctcctccctctccgtctccccctcctccctctccgtctccccctcctccctctctgtctccccctcctccctctccgtctccccctcctccctctccgtctccccctcctccctctccgtctccccctcctccctctctgtctccccctcctccctctccgtctccccctcctccctctccgtctccccctcctccctctccgtctccccctcctccccctcctccctctctgtctccccctcctccctctccgtctccccctcctccctctctgtctccccctcctccctctccgtctccccctcctccctctccgtctccccctcctccctctccgtctcccctcctccctctccgtctccccctcctccctctctgtctccccctccctctccgtctccccctcctccctctccgtctccccctcctccctctccgtctccccctcctccctctccgtctcccctcctccctttctgtctccccctcctccctctctgtctccccctcctccctctctgtctccccctcctccctctctgtctccccctcctccctctccgtctccccctcctccctctctgtctccccctcctccctctctgtctccccctcctccctctccgtctccccctcctccctttccgtctccccctcctccctctccgtctccccctcctccctctctgtctccccctcctccctctccgtctccccctcctccctttctccaggATGTGGCCAGTTTCTGTGACATCAAGTGTATGCCAACATTCCACTTCTACAAGAACCAGAAGaaggtaggaggagtctgctgGTAGTCTTAAAGAGACAGTTCCTAATTTAAACtggaaggtaggaggagtctgctgGTAGTCTTAAAGAGACAGTTCCTAATTTAAACtggaaggtaggaggagtctgctgGTAGTCTTAAAGAGACAGTTCCTAATTTAAACtggaaggtaggaggagtctgctgGTAGTCTTAAAGAGACAGTTCCTAATTTAAACTGGAAGGTAGGAGTCTGCTGGTAGTCTTAAAGAGACAGTTCCTAATTTAAACtggaaggtaggaggagtctgctgGTAGTCTTAAAGAGACAGTTCCTAATTTAAACtggaaggtaggaggagtctgctgGTAGTCTTAAAGAGACAGTTCCTAATTTAAACtggaaggtaggaggagtctgctgGTAGTCTTAAAGAGACAGTTCCTAATTTAAACtggaaggtaggaggagtctgctgGTAGTCTTAAAGAGACAGTTCCTAATTTAAACtggaaggtaggaggagtctgctgGTAGTCTTAAAGAGACAGTTCCTAATTTAAACtggaaggtaggaggagtctgctgGTAGTCTTAAAGAGACAGTTCCTAATTTAAACtggaaggtaggaggagtctgctgGTAGTCTTAAAGAGACAGTTCCTAATTTAAACtggaaggtaggaggagtctgctgGTAGTCTTAAAGAGACAGTTCCTAATTTAAACtggaaggtaggaggagtctgctgGTAGTCTTAAAGAGACAGTTCCTAATTTAAACTGGAAGGTAGGAGTCTGCTGGTAGTCTTAAAGAGACAGATCCTAATTTAAACtggaaggtaggaggagtctgctgGTAGTCTTAAAGAGACAGTTCCTAATTTTAACTGGAAGTTAGGAGTCTGCTGGTATTaaggtaggaggagtctgctggtagtaaggtaggaggagtctgctgGTAGTCTTAAAGAGACAGATCCTAATTTAAACtggaaggtaggaggagtctgctgGTAGTCTTAAAGAGACAGTTCCTCATTTTAACtggaaggtaggaggagtctgctgGTAGTCTTAAAGAGACAGTTCCTAATTTAAACtggaaggtaggaggagtctgctgGTAGTCTTAAAGAGACAGTTCCTAATTTAAACtggaaggt
This region of Oncorhynchus gorbuscha isolate QuinsamMale2020 ecotype Even-year unplaced genomic scaffold, OgorEven_v1.0 Un_scaffold_1612, whole genome shotgun sequence genomic DNA includes:
- the LOC124023366 gene encoding thioredoxin-like, with the translated sequence VCVCVCVCVCVCVCVSQEGFDKALEEAGGKLVVVDFTATWCGPCQSIAPFFKGLSENYQSVVFLKVDVDDAPDVASFCDIKCMPTFHFYKNQKKVEEFSGSNQAKLEELVNTHK